In one window of Gossypium hirsutum isolate 1008001.06 chromosome A01, Gossypium_hirsutum_v2.1, whole genome shotgun sequence DNA:
- the LOC107917377 gene encoding uncharacterized protein, giving the protein MQLQELDKQVSKLAFAVSCLESQGKLSSQTESNPRHNASAMTLMSGKVLELVPGTSCAHNTSRDKEKLDIKDPVETAPQKSFAVPPLFLGKLVQCKKERKEKKILDNFRKIPVAPNDQEKKMFTYPFSTSTYRQMSFELYNALATFQICMVSIFSDYVEKIIEVLMDDFTVYGFYRRFIKNFSKIVQPLCNLLQKDKEFKFDQSYRDAFDTLKHKLILASIV; this is encoded by the exons ATGCAATTGCAGGAGTTGGATAAGCAAGTGAGTAAGCTTGCGTTCGCGGTTAGCTGCTTGGAGTCCCAAGGTAAACTTTCATCCCAAACTGAGTCAAACCCTCGACACAATGCAAGTGCTATGACATTGATGAGTGGAAAGGTTTTGGAGCTCGTACCTGGCACAAGTTGTGCCCACAACACTAGTCGAGATAAGGAGAAACTTGACATAAAGGATCCAGTAGAGACAGCACCACAAAAATCATTTGCAGTACCACCTCTGTTTCTTGGAAAACTTGTCCAATGCAAGAAGGAGCGAAAAGAGAAGAAGATACTCGACAACTTTCGAAAG ATTCCAGTGGCACCGAATGATCAAGAGAAGAAGATGTTTACATATCCATTTAGCACGTCCACTTATAGACAGATGTCGTTCGAACTTTACAATGCACTAGCCACGTTTCAaatatgtatggtaagtatatttTCCGACTACGTCGAGAAAATAATTGAGGTGTTGATGGATGACTTTACTGTGTATG GTTTCTACAGGCGGTTcattaaaaacttttcaaaaattgtgCAACCGCTTTGTAATCTCTTACAGAAGGACAAGGAGTTCAAGTTTGACCAATCATACAGGGATGCGTTCGACACGCTCAAACATAAGCTCATTTTGGCATCCATCGTTTAA